CACCACAAAACCTTGAATGGTTCCTTCATAATTTGCACCAAGATCAACAAACTTTGTTTTCAGTTTTTCATAATAAAATTTATCGGCTGTAGGAACCCAAGAAGACACCGTACCGTCTATCTTTCCAGATGCTAAGTATTGATACATTATAGACGTAGTAACTGAAAATATTTCTGCATTGTAGCCCATTTTCTCAAAAACAACCTTTAATACATTTGTAGCTGCCGTTTCTCCACCCCAATTCACATATCCAATTTTTACCGATTTTAAATTCTTTGAACTCTTTTTTTCATCACAAGACAAAAACATAAAAATAATAAAAAATAAAAATAATTTATACATAAAATATCCTCCTTATTTATTATAGATTTCTAAGAATCTTTTAAATTTATTCTCTTTCTTTCCACCATAATGATCTGTGTTTAAATAGCTAAATTTAATAAAGATAGATTGCATAATCCTATCTAAAATAATAGCTATAATAACAACTGCTAATCCAGATATTAAACCCTCACCAAAATTTAATCTTTCTATAGAGTAAATCACAGTTCTGCCCAAACCAGACGATCCAACCATTGCAGCAATTACTATCATAGATATAGCCATCATTATTGACTGATTAATACCTTCAATTATACTTTGAAGAGAAAGGGGAAGTTGAACTTGAAAAAGAATGCGCAAATTACTACTACCAAAGGACTTAGCTGCCTCTATTACCTCATCTGAAACTTGAACAATTCCCAGCCTTGTATATCTAATAACAGGGGGCATAGCAAAAACTATTGTAGCAAAAATAGCAGAAGCTGTACCCATTCCAAAAAAAGGAATAGCGGGAATCAAGTAAATAAAAGGGGGCATGGCTTGCATTAAATCTAGAATAGGTTTCAAAAAAACATAAAATCTTGGGAAATATCCGCCCAAAATACCTATAGGAATTCCCAAAATAACAGAAACTAATACAGAAACAAATATAATAGCTATTGTATCCATTGAAGCTTCCCAAAGATTAAAATACAAAATAAAAAAGAATCCGGGTAAAATTAAAAATATTAACCTCTTTTTTAAAAAAACA
The window above is part of the Borreliella burgdorferi B31 genome. Proteins encoded here:
- a CDS encoding ABC transporter permease; this encodes MTKDFFILKIDNFFDFLVDNFSISDGVGFSKSIIFLYENLKNLFLFVNPLLFILTVCLLSFVFLKKRLIFLILPGFFFILYFNLWEASMDTIAIIFVSVLVSVILGIPIGILGGYFPRFYVFLKPILDLMQAMPPFIYLIPAIPFFGMGTASAIFATIVFAMPPVIRYTRLGIVQVSDEVIEAAKSFGSSNLRILFQVQLPLSLQSIIEGINQSIMMAISMIVIAAMVGSSGLGRTVIYSIERLNFGEGLISGLAVVIIAIILDRIMQSIFIKFSYLNTDHYGGKKENKFKRFLEIYNK